A portion of the Mytilus galloprovincialis chromosome 12, xbMytGall1.hap1.1, whole genome shotgun sequence genome contains these proteins:
- the LOC143054650 gene encoding peroxisomal acyl-coenzyme A oxidase 1-like isoform X3, with protein sequence MGITDMQEAFYYRECAAAHENSPLGLHYAMFLPTINKQATPEQKKKWLPLAENYKMIGTYAQTELGHGTFIRGLETTATYDPKTKEFILDSPTLTSKKYWPGCLGKTSNHCVVMAQLYTQGKSHGPHMFMVQIRSMEDHSVLPGIEVGVIGNKFGYGTNDNGFLSFDKLRIPRENMLMRYSQVHDDGTYVKPQNAKLAYGSMVLIRSSIVSDAARGLAQACVISIRYSAVRRQTEAYPGGEEPQILDYQTQQYRLFPLLASAYSLQLAGKYVFNTYLEVNDQIEKGNLESMPELHALSAGLKAFSTYEASAGIEVCRICCGGHGYSQASGLPKIYVDVVPGCTYEGENTVMMLQTARYLMKCYSRAKQGQKLPGFVQYIGQNLNKKSCMSEEVALGCLVMAYEHRAARLVEAAAMRMQSLIQGGKKQHEAWNGSSVQLFWAAKAHCHLFCVKNFVDAIQAKSLSSKTTTVMKSVCQLYGVHGILENLGEFMQDGFFSGEQVGYLQRKMLALFEDIRPNAVALVDAFDYPDMVLGSCLGRYDGQVYQALYDYAKSAPMNQTEIHSTYYKHLKPLINPETTSDAMQFAKL encoded by the exons ATGGGAATTACAGACATGCAAGAGGCCTTTTATTATAGAGA ATGTGCAGCTGCACATGAAAATAGTCCTCTTGGTCTACACTATGCTATGTTTTTACCAACAATCAATAAACAAGCTACACCtgaacaaaaaaagaaatggttGCCTCTAgcagaaaattataaaatgatCGGCACTTATGCTCAGACGGAACTTGGACATG gaaCATTTATCCGTGGACTGGAAACAACAGCAACATATGATCCAAAAACTAAAGAATTTATTCTGGACAGTCCTACGTTGACATCAAAGAAGTACTGGCCTGGATGTT TGGGTAAAACTTCCAACCATTGTGTGGTGATGGCGCAACTGTACACTCAGGGAAAAAGTCATGGTCCACACATGTTTATGGTACAGATCAGGAGCATGGAAGACCACTCTGTCTTGCCAG GGATTGAAGTGGGAGTTATCGGAAATAAATTTGGTTATGGTACCAATGATAATGGATTTCTAAGCTTTGATAAACTTAGGATTCCCAGGGAAAATATGTTAATGAGATATTCACAG GTGCATGATGATGGAACTTATGTTAAACCACAAAATGCCAAGCTTGCCTATGGTTCTATGGTGTTGATAAGATCATCCATTGTTAGTGATGCTGCACGTGGCTTAGCTCAGGCTTGTGTTATTTCTATACGATACAGTGCTGTTCGTCGACAGACAGAGGCCTACCCAGG TGGAGAAGAACCCCAGATATTGGACTACCAGACCCAACAGTATAGATTATTCCCCTTGTTAGCCTCAGCTTATTCCTTACAGCTTGCTGGGAAGTATGTGTTTAATACATACTTGGAAGTAAATGATCAGATAGAAAAAGGAAACTTAGAATCAATGCCAGAG ctCCATGCTTTATCAGCTGGACTTAAAGCTTTCAGTACCTATGAGGCCTCTGCAGGAATAGAAGTATGTAGAATATGCTGTGGGGGACATGGTTACTCACAAGCTAGTGGCTTACCAAAGATTTATGTAGATGTTGTTCCTGGTTGTACTTATGAAGGAGAGAACACAGTTATGATGCTACAGACAGCTAG atatttaatgaaatgttacAGTCGTGCAAAACAGGGACAAAAGCTGCCAGGTTTTGTCCAGTATATAGGTCAGAATTTGAACAAGAAGTCATGCATGAGTGAAGAAGTTGCCCTTGGATGTCTGGTCATGGCCTATGAACATAGAGCTGCCAG GTTGGTTGAAGCAGCAGCAATGAGAATGCAGTCACTTATACAGGGAGGGAAAAAACAACACGAAGCTTGGAATGGAAGTTCTGTACAACTGTTTTGGGCAGCAAAG gCCCATTGTCATCTGTTCTGTGTAAAGAACTTTGTAGATGCCATTCAGGCAAAATCTTTATCCTCCAAAACAACCACAGTGATGAAGTCTGTCTGTCAACTATATGGTGTTCATGGTATACTGGAAAATCTTGGTGAATTTATGCAG GATGGGTTTTTCTCTGGAGAGCAAGTTGGCTACCTTCAGAGGAAGATGTTGGCCCTGTTTGAGGACATCAGACCAAATGCTGTGGCCCTGGTTGATGCATTCGATTATCCAGACATGGTATTGGGTAGCTGCCTAGGAAGATATGACGGCCAAGTTTATCAAGCTTTGTATGACTATGCTAAGTCTGCTCCTATGAATCAAACAGAA
- the LOC143054650 gene encoding peroxisomal acyl-coenzyme A oxidase 1-like isoform X7 — protein sequence MGITDMQEAFYYREPAMSHENSPLDLHYGMFIPTIDKQGTLEQKQKWLHLSESLQIVGTYAQTELGHGTFIRGLETTATYDPKTKEFILDSPTLTSKKYWPGCLGKTSNHCVVMAQLYTQGKSHGPHMFMVQIRSMEDHSVLPGIEVGVIGNKFGYGTNDNGFLSFDKLRIPRENMLMRYSQVHDDGTYVKPQNAKLAYGSMVLIRSSIVSDAARGLAQACVISIRYSAVRRQTEAYPGGEEPQILDYQTQQYRLFPLLASAYSLQLAGKYVFNTYLEVNDQIEKGNLESMPELHALSAGLKAFSTYEASAGIEVCRICCGGHGYSQASGLPKIYVDVVPGCTYEGENTVMMLQTARYLMKCYSRAKQGQKLPGFVQYIGQNLNKKSCMSEEVALGCLVMAYEHRAARLVEAAAMRMQSLIQGGKKQHEAWNGSSVQLFWAAKAHCHLFCVKNFVDAIQAKSLSSKTTTVMKSVCQLYGVHGILENLGEFMQDGFFSGEQVGYLQRKMLALFEDIRPNAVALVDAFDYPDMVLGSCLGRYDGQVYQALYDYAKSAPMNQTEIHSTYYKHLKPLINPETTSDAMQFAKL from the exons ATGGGAATTACAGACATGCAAGAGGCCTTTTATTATAGAGA ACCAGCCATGTCACATGAAAACAGTCCTCTTGACCTCCATTATGGCATGTTTATCCCTACAATTGATAAACAAGGAACTCTAGAACAGAAGCAAAAATGGCTGCATTTATCTGAGAGCTTACAAATAGTTGGAACTTATGCCCAAACAGAATTAGGACACG gaaCATTTATCCGTGGACTGGAAACAACAGCAACATATGATCCAAAAACTAAAGAATTTATTCTGGACAGTCCTACGTTGACATCAAAGAAGTACTGGCCTGGATGTT TGGGTAAAACTTCCAACCATTGTGTGGTGATGGCGCAACTGTACACTCAGGGAAAAAGTCATGGTCCACACATGTTTATGGTACAGATCAGGAGCATGGAAGACCACTCTGTCTTGCCAG GGATTGAAGTGGGAGTTATCGGAAATAAATTTGGTTATGGTACCAATGATAATGGATTTCTAAGCTTTGATAAACTTAGGATTCCCAGGGAAAATATGTTAATGAGATATTCACAG GTGCATGATGATGGAACTTATGTTAAACCACAAAATGCCAAGCTTGCCTATGGTTCTATGGTGTTGATAAGATCATCCATTGTTAGTGATGCTGCACGTGGCTTAGCTCAGGCTTGTGTTATTTCTATACGATACAGTGCTGTTCGTCGACAGACAGAGGCCTACCCAGG TGGAGAAGAACCCCAGATATTGGACTACCAGACCCAACAGTATAGATTATTCCCCTTGTTAGCCTCAGCTTATTCCTTACAGCTTGCTGGGAAGTATGTGTTTAATACATACTTGGAAGTAAATGATCAGATAGAAAAAGGAAACTTAGAATCAATGCCAGAG ctCCATGCTTTATCAGCTGGACTTAAAGCTTTCAGTACCTATGAGGCCTCTGCAGGAATAGAAGTATGTAGAATATGCTGTGGGGGACATGGTTACTCACAAGCTAGTGGCTTACCAAAGATTTATGTAGATGTTGTTCCTGGTTGTACTTATGAAGGAGAGAACACAGTTATGATGCTACAGACAGCTAG atatttaatgaaatgttacAGTCGTGCAAAACAGGGACAAAAGCTGCCAGGTTTTGTCCAGTATATAGGTCAGAATTTGAACAAGAAGTCATGCATGAGTGAAGAAGTTGCCCTTGGATGTCTGGTCATGGCCTATGAACATAGAGCTGCCAG GTTGGTTGAAGCAGCAGCAATGAGAATGCAGTCACTTATACAGGGAGGGAAAAAACAACACGAAGCTTGGAATGGAAGTTCTGTACAACTGTTTTGGGCAGCAAAG gCCCATTGTCATCTGTTCTGTGTAAAGAACTTTGTAGATGCCATTCAGGCAAAATCTTTATCCTCCAAAACAACCACAGTGATGAAGTCTGTCTGTCAACTATATGGTGTTCATGGTATACTGGAAAATCTTGGTGAATTTATGCAG GATGGGTTTTTCTCTGGAGAGCAAGTTGGCTACCTTCAGAGGAAGATGTTGGCCCTGTTTGAGGACATCAGACCAAATGCTGTGGCCCTGGTTGATGCATTCGATTATCCAGACATGGTATTGGGTAGCTGCCTAGGAAGATATGACGGCCAAGTTTATCAAGCTTTGTATGACTATGCTAAGTCTGCTCCTATGAATCAAACAGAA